In Desulfonatronospira thiodismutans ASO3-1, the sequence TCAGGGTGCTCATGGGTCCAAGCACCCCCATGGCCTGCTGCCTGGGCCGCATGGGAATCGACTATCTGGCCGGATCAAGAGTGCTTGATTCCCGGCAGGTCTTTACAGGCATTAAAAACGGCCTTTGCTTCCGCAGCCTGTCCGGAGTAGAAAACTTTATCCAGCCAACGGGCAGGACCGGCGTCTAAAAAACCATTGACCCGGCTCCAGCCGGGAGGCAGGCATTTTCCCTGCCTGTCCAAAATTGTTCTTGACACCTCACACTCTGTGTTTTATCAATTTCTTTCCCTGAGGGCGGGAGTAACTCAGTGGTAGAGTGCAACCTTGCCAAGGTTGAAGTCGCGGGTTCAAATCCCGTCTCCCGCTCCATTTAAATCAGCTTGCAAACACCGGGCGGCATAGCCAAGTGGTAAGGCAGCGGTCTGCAAAACCGCCATTCTCCGGTTCAAATCCGGATGCCGCCTCCAAAAACGTATAACCAGGCAGCCGCACCAGACTGCATTCAACCTGCAAACCAAAACTATCCAGACATTCAGCCGCGTCCCTGCTCCCAGAAATTTACTTTTTTCGTACTAAAAAAATTCTGTCATTTTTTCAGACCTGCAAGGTATGAAATAAATATAAAAAGGCAACCCTTATTTTGGAGGTAACACAGTGCAGGACACGGACTTTTTGCAGACAGAGAGTATGGATGAGCTTCTCGCCCGCGCCCGGGAAAGATATGAGGTGACTTTTGAGCCTGTACGCATTAAGGACATGACCCTTGAAATCCTGCAGATTGCCGACATGGAAGCCTATATTGATCAACTGGCGGAAACAGCCGGGGACAGACTGGAGCTGCCCTTCTGGGCCAAAATATGGCCGGCTTCGGTGATACTTGGCTACTACCTGTGCTCCCTTCCTGCAGACAAGCCCCTGGACATGCTGGAACTGGGTGCAGGAGTCGGACTCTGCGGCCTGGTGGCTGCAGCCAGGGGACACAAGGTGCTCATCACCGACAATCATCCCGATGCCCTGCTCTTTGCCAGGATAAACATCCTGCAGAACAACCTTCAAGAACGTGCCTCTGTCCAGACAGTGGATTTCACTGCTGACCACCTTTCCAGGAGTTTTGACAGCATCCTGGGAGCAGAGATTCTCTACCAGGAAAACATCTACCCATACTTGATCCGGTTTCTGGATAAACATCTGGATACTTCCCTGCACGGCGAAATAATCCTGTCCGCCAGCAATGCCAGAAAATCGCCGGCTTTTTTCAACAAGGCCCAGGAAAATTTCCAGATCAGCCACAAGACCCTGGAGTGCAGGGACAGTTCAGCAGATGACTATGAAGACCAGGAAAGCCACAAAATAACCATTTACCGCATGAAGGCCCGGCAGATATGATAAAAATCGGCTCCAGCCCCAAAGGCTACACCCAGGAAGCAGACAAGGCCCTTACACCACAAGAGACCGTGGAAAAGGTCACCGGGGCGCTAAACCAGCATGGCCAGGCTATTTTAAAAAAAATCAAACGCATTGACACCGGTCGCCTGGGCATACCGGTTTATTTCAGCTATTACGGGGTCAGGGCCAGGGACATGGGCGTGCCCAAACGCCAGCAGATGGGCAAGGGAGTCTCACCTGCCCAGGCCCAGTGCTCGGCCCTCATGGAGCTTATTGAACGGTATTCCTTTTTCAGCTTTGTCTCCAGTGATGAAAATTTCATCCGCCTGTCCTGGAAAAAAGCCAGGTCAAGATGGGGGGATCAGCTGATACCCACAGCGGAAATCATCAAATCAGTGCAGGAAGATATTTCCCGGCAACAGGCCGAAGAAGTCCTGGACCTTATACAGTGGCGCTTCACCCCGGCCCTGAATGTTTATGAAGCAAGACAGGAGTATGTGCCCCTGGACTGGTTCAAAAAACTAAGTGAATTCAACGGCAGCAGTGCAGGCAACACCCTTGAGGAATCCATCCTCCAGGGAGCATGCGAACTTGTTGAAAGACACGTTAGTGCCATTGTGGACAAAGAGCACCTTCAGATCCCCACCATCAATCAGGAAAGCATTAAAAGCCCCGTACTGCGGGATCTTTTAGACAGATTTTCCAGGCATAACATAAAGGTGTGGCTCAAGGACATGAGCCTGGGATACCCGGTTCCCACGGTGGGGGCCCTGGCATACGACCCCGGGACCTTTCCGGGCCTAAGCGAAATAGTATTTACCGCAGGTACTGCCACCTCCCCGGAAATGGCCGCCATCCGGGCACTTACCGAAGTGGCCCAGCTGGCCGGAGACTTTCATACCGGGAGCAACTACGAGGCTTCAGGCCTGCCCAAGTTTACCACCCTGAAAGAAACCGGCTGGCTTACCCGGGGGCCGGTCACAGACATCTCCAGCCTCCCGGACATCTCCAGACCGGACATGGGCCGGGAACTCATGGAGCTGTCCAGGGGGCTCAAACTCATGGGCTACAGCCTGTATTCCGTTTCCACAATGCACCCGGACCTGGAAATTCCCGCCAACTACAGCTTCGTTCCCGGCTTTCTTTTTCGCGAAAGAACACCCAGAGCCAGCATCGGGATGTTTGCAGGCCGCATCCTGGCCGAAGAGGAAGATCCTATTGCCGCCGCCGGCAAACTTGAACAGCTCAAAAAAATATACCCGGATGCTTCTTTTTTGCCATTTTACCAGGGCATGAACCTTTTGAGGCAGGAAGAACACCAGCAGGCCGCAAAATATTTTGCCAGGGCCGAGTCATTGCAGCCGGACAGCGAGTCCCGCGGTCTCAGTGCCTTTTACTCAGCCTATGCCCTGTCCGGGCTGCACAGATGGCCCGAGACCATAGAACACCTGAACAGGGCCATAGAACTGGACCCCCTGGTTAAAGAATATTTCAACCTGCGCGGGGTTGCTTATTTTAAACAAAAGGATTATGAGCATGCCATAGACGATTTTCAAAAAGCCCTGCAGCTTGACAGTGGTTCAGTCATGGACATGTTCAACTTGGCGGTATGCTATAAAGAACTGGGGCGCAGAAATGCCGCCGCAGAAATGCTGCAGAAGGTTCTGACAATCGACCCCGGGCTTGAAAAGGCCCGCAGATTCCTGGAAGAAATGGAGAATTGACCCGGGCTGCAATTTTGCCGGAGAAAAGGCATTGACAAAAAACTCATCTCCAGCATATTATAAAAGGTATTGCACTGAGCAATTCTGGCCGTAAAAGGCTTTGTATATTCTCAACAGGACGGGATGTACTCCGGACATAAAGGACGTACACATATCTGAATAACAATCAAGGAGGTATCAAAGATGGCAACTGTTGAATTCAAGGGCAAAACATTTGAAGTAGATGAAGACGGCTTCCTGCAGAAATTCGAGGACTGGTCACCTGAATGGGTGGACTATGTAAAGGAAAGCGAAGGCATCAAGGAACTCACTGATGAGCACCAGAAGGTAATCGACTTTTTGCAGGACTACTACAAAAAGAACGGTATTGCGCCCATGGTTCGTATTCTTTCCAAGGTCACCGGCTTCAAGCTCAAGCACATTTATGAGCTGTTTCCCTCCGGCCCAGGCAAGGGAGCATGTAAAATGGCCGGTCTGCCCAAGCCCACCGGGTGCGTCTAAAAAATTGCGCTTTATCTTCAAGCGGCTCTCCAAGGGGGGCCGCTTTTTTATTTTCCGCCCTCCAGGTACCTGGACTTGAGGCGCTCGAAAACCATGGTCGTTCTGATTGCCGCCAGGGCCAGGGACAGCATGGCCACCAGTAAAACCCCTGCCTGCATAAGGGCCTGGCGTTGCTCCAGCACTGAAAAGGCCCAGTCCATTTCCCGGCGCAGGCCCACATAAGTGCCCAGACCCACAATAAGGGTGCTTGCCAGCAAAACACCCAGCAGTATCCAGAAAAAACTCCTGGTCATAAAATAAAGAAAAAGCACACCGTCCCGGAAAAGCCTCAGGCTCCTGAGCCTTTTTTGCATAAGCTGGGCGCATTTTCCGGCTTGGTCCAGTTCATCGCGGGCCTGCCTGTAACCATGAGGGGTGCTTGTGTTCAACCCCCGTACGTTTTCCAGCAGGCTTCGGCTTTCATTAAGCAGCCTGTAAACCTTTCCTGCTGCAATGCTTTTTAAAGGAATGGCTTCCAGGCGGGAAGTTATGTCCTTAAGATCACTTTCAAGCTTGGCAAAGCGTTTTTTTACCTCCTGCACTTCTTTGCCCACGGCCTTTTCCAGGTCCCTCTGCAGCTCTTTTACGCCCTGCTCCATCCGGACAAAGGCTGCATAGTTCTCCTTGGAAGTCAGGCCTTCGAGTCCCTGGATACGGGTTTGAAAACCATCATGCAGGGGGTGGCACTCCGGAAACCATGCCCTGGCTTTCCGGTTCAGGTTCTGCAGGGTCTCTTCAGCGCTGCGGGCCTTTTTCCTGCGTTCCCTCCAGGAACTGTAGAGGCTTATCATAAGATGCTGGTGTCCCTGGGCCAGCTCAGGATCTATCAGGACCTGATTGAATATCTCGGGAGTGTCCCTGCAAAGCTCCAGGAAAATGCTCATGGCCTGATCCACGTCGCCGTTTTTCACCAGGCACACACCCTGCCTGTACCTGGCCTCAAGCATACCTGGGGAATTCTTCTGGGCCTGCTGATAGAGGCTGAATGCCCGGGAAAAATCCTGACCGGTTTCCGCCAGCCTGGCCAGCAAGTAATGGTGATAGGCCTGCTGCATGGGGGTGTATCCCAGTCGGGCAGCCTCTTCCCAGTAACCGCGGGCGGCCTTGAAGTCGTTTTCTTCCAGGGCCAGAAAGCCCAGCATGGTCCTGGGGCGAAAATCCTTGGGGTGCTTGAGGCAGAGCCTGTTGAGGCTGTTGCGGACAAAACCGGTCTGCTTCATGCGCAGGTTTTCCATGACCCCCCACCGGGAGTCCTCCTGGGGGTCTGTCAGCTGCTTCAGCCCGTCCGGCCACTCCCTGCCCCTGCTCCTTCTCATGAGACGAAACGTCCTGTGCTGGGCAGGATAGTTGATGCCCATAATGGCCCTCATCACCAGTCTGGAGGGACTTGAGCCCCGCAAAAGCTCATCCCAGGAAACAGATGAAGAAACCTCACTGCCAAGGCTTTCCAGGGCCTGGTTAATTTCGTGTACATCCACCCGGGCCAGCTGCTCCAGTGCATAATCAAGATTGAAGATCTGCCTGGTGGGACAGTCCCCGGGGGCATGATTTTTTTGGCCGCAATAAAAACAGGTGGTAAATCCCCCCCGGGTCAGACCTGCAGGCAGGCACACAGGAAGTCTGGCCTGGAGTTCCTCCTTATAGGCCGGCCCGAGACCGGCCCGGAACAGGTCGGATATCTTTTTATCCTGTGAACTCCTGGCATCGGGAAGTATCTCCAGTGCCCGCCCCATCTGCAGGATATTCTTAAGGGGCAGATACAGGCAGTCCGGTTCCATCTGTTTCAAGTCCGGCATGAGCCTGTCCGGAATCCCCTCTGCAGGGTTGATTCCAGGGTTGTCCAGGCCCAGCAGGTAACACGACAGGTGCTTGTCCCGGCCGGAAAATATGGCCAGCAGTTCAAGACTCCAGTTTTTCAGCTGCCTGATTCCATCCACCCGGACCACAAAATGATCCCTGTGCCCGGCAAAGGTCTCAAAACCCATCCTGGCGCACATCTCCTGAAGAACAGTCTTTTGCCTGTTCCAGGCCTCGTCCTGTTCAGCCTCTGATTCCAGGGCTGCAGGCCGCACTATGAAGAGCCAGGAAAAAGACGAGGTGAACACGGCCTGCTCAGTGGCCCGGAAATAGTACCACTGCTTTTCCTCGGGCAAAAAGGATGAAGCAGCCTGTTCCAGCTTTATTCCCGGCCTGGGTTCGATATTTTCCTTTACCTTGGCATGGACCCAGATCTCCAGGTCCCGGGGATACTCCACCGACAGGCTGCGGATACGTTCCTCAAGGCCCAGGCTGTAGCTCATGTCCGGCCCGAAATTTAGTTTGGCCGTAAAGACCCTGATATGCACCTGAACCCCGGCATTGAGGTACCACCTGTACACCTGGGCACAGGCATGCAGAACGTCCTGGGAAGGAAACATCCACAGACTTTGCTGACCCTCCCTGGCCACTTCCCATCCGCCGAAACTCTGCAGAGTCTCCGGGATGGAATCAGGCAGTTCCTGGGACCAGGTCATCCAGGCCGCATAGCCCTGGGCCACCATCTCAGTTTTTGCAGGCTCTGTGAGCTTCCCTGTAAGCTGGGACAGATTGTACATATGCTACCTTTCCCGAAGGTTTACCTGGTTCAGGCACGAATCCAGCTTTTGCTTGATCCTGGCCGCCTCCTCCAGCCTGCCTCTTTTCTGGCATCCGGCAATATACACCCTGGACTTCTCCAGCAGCGCCTGCAGTACAAGGGCCTTTTTTTCCGGCTGCAGCCTTTCTCCATTCAGTATATCCAGGAGGGCCTGGATACGCCACAGGTCAAGCCCGATAATGCTTCTTGAAAGCTGATCCCCACGTCCGCCCTGCTTCACGGTGAGCACCCTGGACAAAAGACCCACTGGATATGAGAGGGAAATCCTCAACCACAGGTCGTAGTCCTCGCATGCCGGCAGGGACTCGTTGAATAAAAAGCCCTGCCGCACAAGGTCTGAGTGCATCAGGACGCAGGAAGGGCTCACTAAGCACATTTTGAGGCTTCGGGCAAAAATCCAGCCGGCGAATTTTTGATGCCTGTGGCCGGGATTCACCCTTTTGCCCTTGCGTATCCAGGCCTCCTGGGTCTGGGAAATGCAAAAGCCTGACTTGTGCATGAAAGCAAGCTGCATTTCCAGCTTTCTCTCCAGCCAGAAATCATCGGAATCCAGAAAAGCCACATACCTCCCCCCGGCCAGATCCAGGCCCAGGTTGCGGGCCGCGGCCACTCCGCTGTTTTCTTGATAAACCGCTTTTAATCTCTTATCATCAAACCCGGACAAAATTTCACGGGTAGCGTCGGTGGAGCCGTCATCAACCACGATGAGCTCCAGGTCCCTAAAGCTCTGGGTCAGTACAGAACGTACCGCGCTGCCGATATATCCGGCCCTGTTGTACGTGGGAATAATCACCGATACCAGCATCAAAATCACATGGTCAGGTTAAAAAGGCCATCTGTTGAGGCGGTTGAGCAAAAATCATGCACATAAACACCCACCGCGCTTACCGCGGCTTCTGTTCTCCAGGCCCGGGAGAAAACTCCTTCCAGGTGGTCCTGGAGCAAAGCGACCTGTATATCACCAGTGCCCAGGACCTGAGCGCCCCGGCCCTGGACCGGCTCCAGCTGGTGCGGGGGCGCATACTTGCCTATTCACAGTTCAACCCGGACTTTCTGACTTCCCTGTCCCCGCTCCCGGTGGATAACCAGGCCCCGGATATAGTGCAGGAAATGGCCCGGGCCGGCGGGCTTTTCCAGGTAGGGCCCATGGCCGCCGTGGCCGGGGCCATCGCCCAGGACATTGCCGACTTTCTTGCAGTCCGGTCACCGGAAATAATAATCGAAAACGGCGGCGACATCTACCTTTATTCTAAGCGTACCCGGACCATAGGCCTGCTGCCCCACCCGGACCGGAGCATGTCCCTGGGGCTGGTCATCCCTGAAACGGGATTTCCCTGCGCGGTCTGTTCCTCTTCGGCCACTGTGGGGCATTCTCTTAGCCTGGGACATGGAGACCTGGTCACGATCAAAGCCAAAAACGGAGCCGTGGCTGATGCGGCAGCCACGGCCCTCTGCAATCTCATCAGGGACAGAAAAAGCCTGTCCGGACTGAGAAAAACGGCTGATAAGTTTCTGGGCACGCATATAAGCGGGGTGCTGGCCCAGATGGGGGAGGATATGATGGTTGTAGGGGATATGGAGCTTGCAGCTATATAGATTCAAGATCCGGAAAGCATGTGGTTCAGTTGGGCATAACCCGGCTGGCTGCATCTTTTAACTGCCGACCAAGGGGAGTGTCGGTGTTGACCTCTTTTTCCACATTGGCCACCCCTTTTAGAACCGTGGAGTGCCTGCGGTTGAAGCGCCGGCCGATGTCCTTCAGGGAGTGCCCTGTATATTTGCGTGCAAGATAAAAGGCCAGATTCCTGGCCAGGACATGCTGTTTCTTGCGGCTCTTGGAGCAGACCTTCTCCCGGGGCAGATCGAATACCCGGCAGACGGACCGGATTATCTCTTCCAGGTCCAGGTTCTGCTCCTTTAGATCATAGTTCTTGAGCACTTCCAGGGCCATCTCCAGGGTGATGCGCTCCTTGAGCATCCTGGCCTTGAACACCAGGTTGCTCAGGCAGCTCTCAAGCTGGCGTATATCCGTCTGGATGCGCTCCGCCAGGAGGTGGGACACCTCCTGGGGCAGGCTGATCTGCAGGCTGGATGCCTTCTGACGCAGTATCTCCTGCCTGGTGCCCAGGTCAGGCTTGTCAATGACCGCCATGAAACCCCGGCAAAGCCTGGAGACCAGGTTGGAATCCAGGTCGTTTAACTCCTTGGGCAGAAAGGAGCTGCTTAAAACCACTTTCTTGCCCTGTCCCTGCAGGGAATTGATGGTGGACAGAAATTCCCCCTGGATTTTTTCCTTGCCCTGGAAAAAATGAATGTCTTCCAGCATGAGGATATCTATCTGATCCCGGTACCTGGCCTTGAACCGCTCCACCTGCTTGGACTTGATGGCCTGAATCAGCTGGCAGGCGAATTCTTCTGCGGTAAGGTAGGCCACACGCAGTGCTTCCTTGTTGCTGCTGCCGGCCAGGTTGTTGCCCATGGACTGCACCAGGTGGGTCTTGCCCAGGCCCGTGGAAGAGCACAGGAAAAGCTGGTCCGAGGACACCTGTTCCCGGCAGAAGCTCCTGGAAGCCACAAAGGCCAGTTCGTTGCTTGGGCCCACAACAAAATCCTGAAAGCTGTACCTGAACCTGGAAACCACCTGGATATTGCTCTGGATGGGCAGATGCATCCGGGTCTCACTGGCTCCCGCCTTCTCGGGAGAACCCAGGGGGGACGCTGCCTCGTCAGCCCTGAATGCTGATATTTCCAGCTCCGGAGTAACTCCCAGTACATCCTGACCAGCTTCCAGGATCATGCTCTGCAGACGCTCACGCACCCACGAAGCCACGAATTCGTTGGGGGCCTGAAGCCTAAGGATCTTGGCATCAGGGTCGAAACTGCCCTGCAAAGGCTTTATCCAGAGCTGGAAAATACCAGATTTCAAGGATTTTTCGAGAATTATTTGTATTCTTTCCCATGCGTCCGTCATGGGTTAAGCTTCTAACCCAGAATCACCATCAGACACAAACTGCAAAACGAGCCTTTTTGACCAGGATTGTACGCTTGTCACTTTTAAGCATAACATATTAATATGAATTGATTTTTTTCAACAAAGACCATTGCTGTGGCTTGTTTGCAGGGGAATTTATATGCCCATGAAAGACCAGCGATATATGAGGGTTGAAAAGCCTTTTCCCTGGCAGCAACTTACTTTATCTTTAACCAAAGCTATTTTTTTCTGCAAATTTCTCCATTTTTCAAAATAAAAATTCTGGATATAGACACTGTGT encodes:
- a CDS encoding class I SAM-dependent methyltransferase; translated protein: MQDTDFLQTESMDELLARARERYEVTFEPVRIKDMTLEILQIADMEAYIDQLAETAGDRLELPFWAKIWPASVILGYYLCSLPADKPLDMLELGAGVGLCGLVAAARGHKVLITDNHPDALLFARINILQNNLQERASVQTVDFTADHLSRSFDSILGAEILYQENIYPYLIRFLDKHLDTSLHGEIILSASNARKSPAFFNKAQENFQISHKTLECRDSSADDYEDQESHKITIYRMKARQI
- a CDS encoding YcaO-like family protein; translated protein: MIKIGSSPKGYTQEADKALTPQETVEKVTGALNQHGQAILKKIKRIDTGRLGIPVYFSYYGVRARDMGVPKRQQMGKGVSPAQAQCSALMELIERYSFFSFVSSDENFIRLSWKKARSRWGDQLIPTAEIIKSVQEDISRQQAEEVLDLIQWRFTPALNVYEARQEYVPLDWFKKLSEFNGSSAGNTLEESILQGACELVERHVSAIVDKEHLQIPTINQESIKSPVLRDLLDRFSRHNIKVWLKDMSLGYPVPTVGALAYDPGTFPGLSEIVFTAGTATSPEMAAIRALTEVAQLAGDFHTGSNYEASGLPKFTTLKETGWLTRGPVTDISSLPDISRPDMGRELMELSRGLKLMGYSLYSVSTMHPDLEIPANYSFVPGFLFRERTPRASIGMFAGRILAEEEDPIAAAGKLEQLKKIYPDASFLPFYQGMNLLRQEEHQQAAKYFARAESLQPDSESRGLSAFYSAYALSGLHRWPETIEHLNRAIELDPLVKEYFNLRGVAYFKQKDYEHAIDDFQKALQLDSGSVMDMFNLAVCYKELGRRNAAAEMLQKVLTIDPGLEKARRFLEEMEN
- a CDS encoding TusE/DsrC/DsvC family sulfur relay protein; amino-acid sequence: MATVEFKGKTFEVDEDGFLQKFEDWSPEWVDYVKESEGIKELTDEHQKVIDFLQDYYKKNGIAPMVRILSKVTGFKLKHIYELFPSGPGKGACKMAGLPKPTGCV
- a CDS encoding tetratricopeptide repeat protein — encoded protein: MYNLSQLTGKLTEPAKTEMVAQGYAAWMTWSQELPDSIPETLQSFGGWEVAREGQQSLWMFPSQDVLHACAQVYRWYLNAGVQVHIRVFTAKLNFGPDMSYSLGLEERIRSLSVEYPRDLEIWVHAKVKENIEPRPGIKLEQAASSFLPEEKQWYYFRATEQAVFTSSFSWLFIVRPAALESEAEQDEAWNRQKTVLQEMCARMGFETFAGHRDHFVVRVDGIRQLKNWSLELLAIFSGRDKHLSCYLLGLDNPGINPAEGIPDRLMPDLKQMEPDCLYLPLKNILQMGRALEILPDARSSQDKKISDLFRAGLGPAYKEELQARLPVCLPAGLTRGGFTTCFYCGQKNHAPGDCPTRQIFNLDYALEQLARVDVHEINQALESLGSEVSSSVSWDELLRGSSPSRLVMRAIMGINYPAQHRTFRLMRRSRGREWPDGLKQLTDPQEDSRWGVMENLRMKQTGFVRNSLNRLCLKHPKDFRPRTMLGFLALEENDFKAARGYWEEAARLGYTPMQQAYHHYLLARLAETGQDFSRAFSLYQQAQKNSPGMLEARYRQGVCLVKNGDVDQAMSIFLELCRDTPEIFNQVLIDPELAQGHQHLMISLYSSWRERRKKARSAEETLQNLNRKARAWFPECHPLHDGFQTRIQGLEGLTSKENYAAFVRMEQGVKELQRDLEKAVGKEVQEVKKRFAKLESDLKDITSRLEAIPLKSIAAGKVYRLLNESRSLLENVRGLNTSTPHGYRQARDELDQAGKCAQLMQKRLRSLRLFRDGVLFLYFMTRSFFWILLGVLLASTLIVGLGTYVGLRREMDWAFSVLEQRQALMQAGVLLVAMLSLALAAIRTTMVFERLKSRYLEGGK
- a CDS encoding glycosyltransferase family 2 protein — encoded protein: MLVSVIIPTYNRAGYIGSAVRSVLTQSFRDLELIVVDDGSTDATREILSGFDDKRLKAVYQENSGVAAARNLGLDLAGGRYVAFLDSDDFWLERKLEMQLAFMHKSGFCISQTQEAWIRKGKRVNPGHRHQKFAGWIFARSLKMCLVSPSCVLMHSDLVRQGFLFNESLPACEDYDLWLRISLSYPVGLLSRVLTVKQGGRGDQLSRSIIGLDLWRIQALLDILNGERLQPEKKALVLQALLEKSRVYIAGCQKRGRLEEAARIKQKLDSCLNQVNLRER
- a CDS encoding UPF0280 family protein, whose amino-acid sequence is MHINTHRAYRGFCSPGPGENSFQVVLEQSDLYITSAQDLSAPALDRLQLVRGRILAYSQFNPDFLTSLSPLPVDNQAPDIVQEMARAGGLFQVGPMAAVAGAIAQDIADFLAVRSPEIIIENGGDIYLYSKRTRTIGLLPHPDRSMSLGLVIPETGFPCAVCSSSATVGHSLSLGHGDLVTIKAKNGAVADAAATALCNLIRDRKSLSGLRKTADKFLGTHISGVLAQMGEDMMVVGDMELAAI
- the dnaA gene encoding chromosomal replication initiator protein DnaA, coding for MTDAWERIQIILEKSLKSGIFQLWIKPLQGSFDPDAKILRLQAPNEFVASWVRERLQSMILEAGQDVLGVTPELEISAFRADEAASPLGSPEKAGASETRMHLPIQSNIQVVSRFRYSFQDFVVGPSNELAFVASRSFCREQVSSDQLFLCSSTGLGKTHLVQSMGNNLAGSSNKEALRVAYLTAEEFACQLIQAIKSKQVERFKARYRDQIDILMLEDIHFFQGKEKIQGEFLSTINSLQGQGKKVVLSSSFLPKELNDLDSNLVSRLCRGFMAVIDKPDLGTRQEILRQKASSLQISLPQEVSHLLAERIQTDIRQLESCLSNLVFKARMLKERITLEMALEVLKNYDLKEQNLDLEEIIRSVCRVFDLPREKVCSKSRKKQHVLARNLAFYLARKYTGHSLKDIGRRFNRRHSTVLKGVANVEKEVNTDTPLGRQLKDAASRVMPN